Sequence from the Parvicella tangerina genome:
GGAACGTTTGGCAAGACAATCAAATAATCCCGCTAAAAAAGTATACCTCACTCACTTGGCAAAACAGCTAAAAAAGTATGAGGTTAATGTGCTAAGCGGTGTGGATGGAATTGCAGCTATTACAGACGAAGACCAACTCAAATATAAAAATCTGGGATGTAAAAAACCTATGATCACTATTCCTTTTGGCATTAATTTGAGTGATTATCACATTCAGGAAGAACGAAAAAGTACAGATCAGCTCAACTTTAAATTATTTCATCTTGGAGCGATGGATTGGAAACCCAACCTGGAAGGAATCGCATGGTTTTTAGAAGAAATATGGAACAAGTCTCAACAAAATCACCCTGCGTTTAGCCTACATCTTGCCGGCCGTCACATGCCTGATTGGTTGTTGGAAAACAACTTTCCGAACGTTTTTAATCATGGTGAAGTAGATAGTGCTAATCAGTTTATGCTGGATCACGACATTATGATAGTTCCACTGCTTTCTGCAGGTGGAATGCGTGTAAAAATAATAGAAGGTATGGCCTTGGGTAAAGTGGTGATTTCTACTCGTATAGGAGCTGAAGGAATTAACTGTAAGAACAGGGAAAACATCCTGATTGCAAACAACCTTGATGAATTTGAAGATCAGCTCAAATGGATTGAAGAAGATCCTGAGCGTCTTTCCTTAATTGGATCTAACGCCAGACGATTGGTGGAAGGATACTACGACAATGAATCGATTATGAAAGATCTCTACGGATTCTATGTGAACTTGATTCAATGAAGAAAAAACTTTTCGTCATATCATCCCGCGTACCTTATCCTTTGGACAAAGGGGATAAACTAAGATTATATCATCAGCTGAAAGAATTATCCAAAGAGTTTGAAATCTGTCTTTGCTCGCTAGATGACAGCGGTAAAGGACACTTATATTTAAATGAGCTAAAAAAGGTAGTCCAGAATACGCACATCATTAAACTAACAAAGTGGCGCATTTATTTGAATCTGCTATTGGGTGCTTTTGGTCGCAAACCCTACCAAGTTCATTACTTTTATCAAAAGGCTGCTAAGAAAAAGGTAGATCAACTGATCAAATCGTTTCAACCAGATCATATTTATTGTCAACTTATTCGTGCAGCTGAATATGTTAAGGGGTATCATGAGATTCCCAAAACCATCGATTATCAAGATGCCTTCAGCAAAGGTATCGAAAGAAGAATAGATAAAGCAGGTTGGCTAAAAGGGCTTTTCAGATCTGAGCACAAACGTTTATTGAAATACGAAAATCTCACCTTTGATTATTTTGATCATCATACAATCATAAGCGAAGAGGATCGCAACTTTATTTTTCATGAAAAGCGAAAACAGATTAAGATTATTCCCAATGGAATTGACACGCATTATTTTACGCCAAAGGACGAAGAAAGATCGTATGAATTGCTGTTTGTTGGCAATATGAGCTATGCCCCAAATATCGACAGTGCTAAGTATATTGTTGAAGAAATTATGCCACTGATTTGGAAGGAACGACCTCGTGTAAAAGTTCTCATTGCTGGTTCAAACCCCACTCATGAAGTAAAAAAATTGACCAGTGACCTGATCACTATCTCTGGCTGGGTTGATGACATCCGAACAGCTTATTTAGATGCAAAAATTTTCATTGCTCCAATGCGAATAGGCAGTGGGTTGCAGAATAAATTATTAGAAGCCATGTCAATGGAACTTCCATGTATTACCTCTTCACTAGCAAATAAATCTTTGAACGCTCAACATGAGAAAGAGGTGATCGTTTGTTCTTCTTCCTCCTCCTATGCTAAAGCAGTACTTGAGTTATTGGATAATCAAATGGGTTACGAACGTCTTTCCAAGAGCGGAAGGTCTTTTGTAGAGTCAAAATTCTCCTGGAAGAAGTCCGTTGAAGAGCTAGCTGTATTGCTCAATTCTTCCCATTAATCCTGATCAAAAAAGAAATTTACCAATCCATTGATTTGGGTTAATGTAATGGATTCATCTTCGAAAAACTCGTTTACCGCATAATCCAGTTCTTTGTTGCTTATGAAAGCATCCTGATCCTTGTCGAATCGCACAAAATTCTCAGGAATTATTGTCGCATTTTTCGCTTCAAAACCTTCGTCAGGAAAAGACTCGTTTACTCCATCGCTACTGGCAGTATTGTCTTCTCCAGGTTCATAAGAAAAATAAGCTATTGCAGCCTCCTCCCGATCTTCCATTTTGATCTCCTTCACATTTCCTCCAGCGTAAATTACTTCAGAGGTCAATTCCCCATCTCTATCATAAGTATAATAAGGCCCCTCATTTATTATGACTCCAGAATTCGTATCAAGAACCATTCTACCATAAGCCATTTTACCACCTCCCACACGATTCACTTCTTTCGAGTAGATCAAGGAGTCTGCATCGATAAGCTCAATTTTCGTAATAATTGTATTCTCATTGTTTTTTGTCACCTTTAGTGTTGGAATCAACGTTTCTTCATCGAGTACAATCTTTTCTTTCAACACCCCATTATTATAGTAATTCTCTGATTCGATTACGTTGTAGTCATTAAAGTTCTTGACTTCTTTGACATATCCATTAATGAAATAACAAATCAAACTTCCTTCTCCTTGTTTCTTTCCTTTGAATTTCCGCTCTTTTGCTCCGTTGACATAATAGTTGGTAAAGCTTGTCAGAACGCCATCATCGTAATTTCCTTTGTGCAAAATAAATCCGTTCGAATAAAAATCTTCAATCTTCCCTTTTGCTGGTGCTCCATTTTCGATATTCCGAATTAAAGGCTGCTGCTGATAGGAACTGTACAGGTCATATATAGTAATGCCTTCAACATAGTCTTCCACCTCTTCGGGTTCTGGCGAAAAGGTCCCTTCTGGCAGTTGTGTGATGAAATCTTGAGCGTTCAGATTAAAATGACTAATGAGTATCAGCATAAGTATTGAACATGATAATCTGACTATCTTTGGTGTAAATTCCTTTAAAAACATTGCGTTGAAAAAATACAAAACTGCGCTTAAGTACGTATGGGTTAGTCTTTTGGTTACAATACTCATTATTTACCTCTTACAACCAACTGCTTTTTCCATCGAAGGATTCACTTCTTTTTTTCGGGATAATGAAACAGCGATTCTCATAGGATATGTGCTTCTCGTGCTCATACGATCCATTTTTTTTATTCCAGCGACTGTTCTATTAATCTTAGGTATGGCGTTGTATCCAGAGGCTTTTTGGTTTCTGCTGATGGTTAATATGATCGGCATCTTGATTGGAGCAACAGTCATCTATATTGCTGGCAAACTATTCACTGAAGATGATTTTTTCAGTGCCAAACATCAAGCTAAACTACCAGTGGTAAAAAAGAAGATCAACGAGTATGGATTTTGGATTGTTTTATTGTGGTCTTTTTTTCCGTTGGTTCCTACTGATCTTGTTTGCTACATTTCAGGTGCAACACACATGAAATATTTCAAATTCATTTCTGCAGTATTCATTGGAGAGGTAATACTTGTCAGCACTTATCTGTATACTGGTAAAAGTCTCTTTGAGTGGTTATTCTAAATACCAATCTCTTTTGCTTTTGCAGAGGTTTTCTCGGGATTCCAGGCGTCTTCATAAGACGCTTTGAAAAAGAGCTCTTTTACGTATGATATGGTTCTAACAAAACGTAAAAAGTACCCATGATAGAGCACCATCAACGGAGCAAATGGAATAAAATAGGAAAAAGGCGAATTTTTTCTTTCTCTAAAGAAATTAAATACGATAAGTTTAAAGTAGTTGGTCATGGTGTAAAGAAAGAAATTCATGATTATGATGATTCCGATCATTCCGGAATAATTAAACAGCATATCAAAAGCATAAACATACCATTTGATATTTAGAATTAAGGTATAGGTAATGTTTTCTGCAAATGAAGCAAAGTTCAGGAGATTGAAGTTCTCTGATGGAAGCAACACATCTTTGTGCTTTCTCAATCTAAATCTGATCAGTGATTTATCCCACCTCAATCGCTGCTTCGCTAACTTTCTAAACGTATTTGGTACGCTGGTTTGACATACTGCCCTATCCTCAAAAACAATCTTATAACCCAGTTTCCTGTACTTTACAGTAATATCTCCATCCAGCCCTGGACCAATATCCCAGCCTTTAATGTTTCTCAGCACATCCATCCTAAAAGCTCCGAAAGCACCAGAAATTATCTTGTAAATTCCGAGATAACTGGAGACCATCCTACCAATACTAATGGCATCAGAATACTCAAACGCCTGCAAGGTAGTTGCCAGACTTTCTTTGTAGTTTCTAACCATAACATTTCCACCAACGGCTCCTACCCTACTATCTTCATAAAAAGGGATAATGATCTGTTCTATCGCATCCATATCGTAAGAGCAATCAGCATCCAAATGCACAACGTACTTACCACTTGCCAGACGAAGAGCAGTATTAGCTCCAGAAGCTTTACCCCCTCTCACTTCATTTCTAATGAAGATATCTATCAATCCATTCTTTTTCAAGGATCGACAGATCTCCTCTGTATTATCATCAGACCCATCATCTACAATAATCAACTCAAAGTTTTGGTAGGTCTGTTCTCTCAGTGAGTTGGCTAGTTTATAGATGTGTTTACCTTCATTCTTTCCTGGTACGAGTATGGATATTAGCGGCTGTTCTCTTAAAAAAAGGGCTCTGGCAGCTGAACGTTTGTCTTTAGTGAAATAACGCTTAACTTTTATGACAATTAAAGCGAGTAGGTCAATGATCAGGTAGCGGAATAATTCAAATGTAAAAAAGAACCAGAATATTCGAAATAACTTACTGACGCCTACTTCAGAAATATAATTGAGAAAGTTATCTATTTCTATTGAAATCGTTTCTACCACCTTTATTCAGAATCTTTTTCAACATTGCTGGGTGTCCGATCAATGGTTTTCATCAAATTTTGAAGTTGAAGTTCATGTGACGTTGCCGTGTTCAATTTGATCGCGTTCGTTTTAATATGAACTTCTACGGTTTTGAAGTTACGCTTCATTAAACTTACCGTGAGATCTGCAATGTCATTAAGTATCTTATTTGCAATTTTTGTGGGTATCTCATTGAGCGAGAGAACCAGTGTAGAAGCGTCATAAAACGCAATAAAATCTGCTGATCTTAGATTATGTCTAAGAATACCTATCATCTCTGTTATCAAAGACTTTTGTCTTTCTAACCCTAGTCTTGAATAGATCTCTCCTGCATTGGCGAGATGCATAAAACCAATATTACTGGTATAGTCATTTTGTCTTAGTCGCTCAATCTCATACTTTAACATGATCTTGAAAACATCATATTTCACCGTACCTGGCACATCATCGAAGTCTCTGGTCGTACTCACATATCCATTAAAAGCTATTGACCTGCCTTTTCTGGTTAACGTATAATTCTTTATTTCCTTGGAGATCAGGTTTTCGATATGATTGTCGTGATGACAGGAAATACATTTTGCTTTTACGTGATAATCCTGATATTTATGATTACACTTTTGACAGGTATGTAGAACCGATGGTTTATCATAATCTACACCAATATGCCGTAGTGTTTTGTTACACTTCGGACAATTGAGCTCATCATCTATGGTATTCTGAAAGTCTTTTATCGGACCAATATAGGCACAGGGGAAATGATGTACCATATCTTCTGTTGTGCTATGCGAGCTACTACACTGCGGACAAACCTCCCGGTAATTCAAATAAGCTCCACTGCAACTCGTACATAAATAAACACGATCATTAAACGAACTCGTCAGTAAGCCGTCATCTTCTGCCATTTTAAGGATGGACAACACATTGTGCTCATCCTCTCTTGGAAAGTTGACAGACATTTCAGGATAGTAATACCCTATTCCAGAACGATTGTATGGATAAGCCTCTAATCGCTTTTTATCTCTGGTAACAAGCAAGTTGAATGTCTTATTGATGACCTCTGCCTCGAATGACATTGACTTTACCTCAAGAACCTCTTTACTTTTCATTGAGATATCTTTGGTGCGGTCCAATAAAAGTTCAACCTGTTCTAATGAAAAGACAACACCATCTATCAGCTCGTTCACCACAGGATCTTTGATGGTGACATTCTTTAATAAGAATACTGGTTTAAGATAGACTTCGGCTCTATGATGACGTCTTATCCTGGCTACTATTTCTCTGACAAACTCATCGTTCACCCCGTCAATGATAATACCATCGTAATAGGCCACACGATCAGAACTCCATCGTTCATTTTCTGACAAGATTCCAAATTCGAAACCTCCAACTTTCAGCGCGTTATTTTCATAAGTGATCTTCACAAATGCTCTTTTACCATTTATTTACCCTAACAGTTACATTCATCTTATAGAAAGCCTTCCATTTAATTTCACTTTCGTTCTCTATTGGAAAAATATCGACAGCTATTGCACGGGTGGTACTTTCATATTTCTTTTGAAACTCCTCTGGCATTCTGTAGGTGGCAAAATAGAACCGTTTGATATGTCCGGTACTTTTTTCTCCATCAGGAAAAATGATCGTTACCTCATCACCTTCCTTGAAATAAGCTAAGTCTTCTTGATTGAAAAATGCCTTGATATAAATATCCTTCTTTTCATGCATATTAAGAATGCTTTCAGACTTCAGCGCCACTTCATAATCACTTTTGTAAAGTCTGGTGATCGTGCCTGCCGTTGGAGCAAGGTAATACCTAAGAACTGGTCCATTACCAAGGGTACTGTAATTCGAAGTCAACGTTGCATCCTTTTCTATAATAGCGGCAGAACTCATTGAATTTAACTCGGCAATTAGTGCTTGAAAAACCTTATTCTCATCTTGCAATGCCAGTATTTCAAGTTCTAGTTTCTCCACCTCTTTCTTATAACTGTCCATCTTAGATTTTGGAGATATTTCTAGAATTACCTCATTCACCAACTTATCTATTTCTGTGTTGTAAAAGTTGATAAGCTCTTGCTTTTCTTTTATCTCAATTAGATTTAGTTGAATGTTTTTATTCAGCTGGTAGACTTCCTTTTCTTTCCAGGTGGAATTATCCTTATCATCCAAAATCCCCGTTAAATCCCCACTCAAACTTTGTTCAAAGGCCGCTTTTTGATCTTCATACGAGTAATAGGAAAACAGTGTATCTCCCTTGATCACATCATCACCTTCAAACTTGTAAAAAACATCTATGGTAATATCTTCTGGAACTCGCACCACTAAACTCTTAAACAATACATGACCAGGGGCTGAAACGTATAGTACGCGCGTAAAAGCGTACCTAAAAATAAAGAAAATGATCAAGCCTAAGATCAAAAAATAGACGATCTTATCCCAGTTTACCTTTTTCTTTTGCTTCGGCTTTTCCTCGAGGTTTCGGAGGACACTGTCTTTTCTATTGAAATATATATTTTTCAAGGATCAAACTTTAACAACCTTTCAAGATCATGAATAATAAAACGTTTGGTTTGCAACAAGCCACTGAGTTCATCAATTTTCTTATTCATCTCAATAGCATCTGCAAAATCTTCTGGCCTAAGTGCTATCGTGAAGTCATTACCTACGTAACCCCCAAGTCTTTTTTCTAGATAAGAAGCCGTGACATTCTCATAACACATAAAAAAGACTTCCCCTCCTTGATCGAAGACTTTGTTTACCGCTTCCTCAGGAAAGTAGGTAGGTAAACTAGCAGCTAATTTTAAACTGTTAGATTGACACCAAAGATGAACAGTTTCGAACATCTTAACATAAGCTTCAGCATAAAAGGCTTTCTTGTCATCCCAATCGTCAAAAGTTTGCGGCTCCACGTCCAAGTGAACTCCATCTACTAAACTCAGGTCCTTTCCAGATAACTTATCTTCTAGAATCTCAGTAGAGAAATTATTAATAAATTCATTATCCCCAATCATTATATCTACTGTGATCCCAAACTGTTGGCACTTTTCAGCAAACTCATTAAACTTAGCGGATTCAGAAGATGAGCTGACTACAACTCCAGAGATATTATTGATCATGCAATAATTTACCAATGTTCCTATATCATGAATAGCCAAGGTTTTGGACCATACATAAACTTCTTTTGGGTCTTTTTGAACCTTTTTGATCTCCAGATCTGCCAACTCCAATGGTTTAATGAGTTGATCAACGTCTAATTGGGGAGCTACACTTAACATCTTAAGTACGTAGAGATATAATTGTTGCTTTAGGTCTATGAGTTCGATATCTACAGACATTGATTCATCCAACCACCTCAGCGCCTTCAGGGGATTAAAGTCTAATGTATTGACATCATACCTTGCCTGCTCCTTGCGGAGCATCTCCTCAAGTTTAAGTTTTTTGTAGTAAAAAGCATTGAATTGCTTTAGTTTATAACGAAATTCATACAAATAGCTTAAAAGATCATTCTTAAGACTAATTTGCCCAGCATCTTCTTCATAATCTCCCATCAAAATTTGCTGTTTTTCAAGTTTCATCAGCTCTGCTCGCTCTTTCTTTTGAAATGAGATTGGCATTCCTACTCCAACGCCAAGTGTCAGAAAAGCCCTGTTATCAAGTGGATTATTGATCAGATCATAATAGTTGTAACGTGAATAAATGTTCAAACTAACCCTATCAATAAAACGATTCTCCAGTTCTATATTTCTCATCATCAAATGCTTACTTGAATCAGAGCTCTCTGTAGATAGCATGTCCAGACTATAGTTGTAATCTATATCAATAAGAGGAAGTGATCCCATTGAGTCCAGCTGAATGTCTTGTGAAATATTGTCGTTATAGTCTTTGTATATACTATAGAGGCTGCTAATCTCCGCATAGCTCTCTAAATTATTGAGAAGTTCTTCATGCGTTATTTTTCCTAAGTTTTGTAACTGATAAGAAATTGCCACTCGTTTTTCTGCCAATAAGAGACGTTCATCAAGAATTTCAATCTTGAACCGATTAAATTGATAAATCACCCTATGCCAATTCTGAAGTATATCTTGATTAACGTAGTTACCTTTATGCTGATCGAGTTCGGCCAAAACACTTCTATTCTTTAGTACCTGACTTTTTTTCTTATTCTCCAGAAAACCATTATTCAGAATATTCCAGGACACTTGAGCTTGTACTCTTGATTTATACAAAATATTATCAGCCACCTCCATTCCTGGAGAGGTATTATAAATATAGCCAGCCCCCCAGCTTACCCCCCAGTCTTTAGCCACAAGATCACTTTCTGCCTTCATAATTTTCGCTTTAAGATCTTGACTGTAAACCGTTGAATCATCTAGTATGAATAGCTTTTTTCCTGCACTTAATTCACCGGTCATATGATCAACGTCATAACCTATATAAGCGCGCTCCCAAACCGCATACATTTCTTGAATCAATGAGTCGACTACCCTCTGACTGAATAAAGGACTAGCAAGCATCATTATCAAAACTACAAGGTATGTTCGGGGTTTTCTCAAGTAGAAATTTTGGACGACAAATGTAAGGCTATTGTCCAATAAAAGTCAAGCAAGGATAAAGAATGTCTTAAATTTTGAGTAAAAACAGCGTTAACGCAGGATCTTCCGAACAAAGGCAACTGTGAAATATGCCATCATAAAGACACCAAACCACCCCTCTAGAGGCGCTACCACTTTGAAAAAACCAGTGGGCACACACTCCCCATAACCAATGGTTAACCAAGTAACCGCACTAAAATACAAGCTATCTATAATCTTCTCAAAAATTGATAAGTCACTCGCGATACAGCTAATTGCTCCATGATCCGTAATTTCAAAGACTACGTAGATCATACTGAACATACCGTAAAGCACGAAAATACTGAGTAATACACGTACTGGACTTGTTGCATAAAGCCCCATCCAATCAAATACTAACTTTTGAAACCCAACATTAAAATAATTGACAATTTTCTGATACCACTTTGCCTTCCTAGATTCATGCAAGATATTCGCTAACTCGCTTCGTTTAAATTCAATGTATGCTTTGTCTTCGTCTTCATATTGTCCAAGGTTATGAAATTCTTCCTTCAGCAACCTAAATTGTTCTGCCTTCTGATTATGAGAAGTCTTTTTCTGTCCGCCAATGATCTTCGGAATGTCATTGCCTTCCCATGAAATGAATAACTTTCCAAGGTTTCTAACTCCATAGAGGTACAACGTCTCCACCTCAACAGGAGTTACGCCTTTCTTGAAGTCTATGATATTTTGAATAATTGCATTAGACAAATCTATAACTTCACACTTCGTAACGCGCATATCTACATAGCTAGACAAAATACTACTCTTAATGCTAATCGTCTTAACATAGCTTTCGAAAAATGACACCCTACCTTCACCAAACTCAACTTCATCCAGAACGATGGATGCTTCTGGGAAATGAGCCATTCTAAAACTTACGGGACGTTCTCCAAATTTAGCTCTTCTAAACAGCAACCTACCATCAGCCAATTCTATTTCTTCAAATGACACCTCAGTCTTTCCAAATTGACACCTTCTGAAATCCACTTTTCCAGTACCAAAGTTTACCTTTGAAAAATCTACAAAAGGACCATTGAACACAGCACGATCAAAGTTCACATCTCCTTTACCAAATTCAGCAAACCTAAATAACACCCCTCCATCACCAAAATCAACGTTCTTGAAGTTTACTCTCCCATCATTGAACTGAGCATTAACAAACGATATATCTCCATTGATGAAGGATGCATTTTCAAAGTTCAAGGTTCCCGAACCAAAATCAGTATACTGGAAACTGTTGAACCCTTCACTGTAAGAAGTATTTTTGAAGAGCACGGTATCGGTATGAAACCACGCCTTTGAAAAGCTCAGGTTTCCAGCTCCAAAATGTGCATCACTAAAGTTAGAGGCTTCACCAATAAAGTGAGCAAAAGAAAAATCTACCTCTTTATCTGCCTCAAATAGGGCTCCAGTAGCTTTGAAGTTCTTGATTTCAACCCAACTGTCCTTTTCAAGGTTATACTTTTTTCTATAATCGTGTAGCGAAAAATTATGCACCAAACAATCGCTGATATCCACCTCTTCTCCATCAAAAATTGATTGATACAGCTTATCAAGGTCCACAACGGCTAACTTCTGTCTTTTGACAAGGTTTTTTGTTTCGTCTCTGAAAGAGACTCGAGCAGTTTGAGGATAAACCTTTCCATTCACCTCAATCTCTTCGTCTGCCACCTTAACAGAGTAGCTAACTATTTTTTTAACGACTCGCATAAATCGGTATGAAGGTAATTATTTTATTATTTTACACGCTGAAATCAAGTGTAAAATTGAACGTTAAGTAATGGTTGCTGTATTATTGAGAAAAGGAAAACCTATGAATGTAATATTCTACTTCATTACTACTTCGGTCGTACTCTTTTCGTGTACGCTTAATAAGGTGAACGAGACTACACCCTCTGAAAAGACTGTTGATCCACCTTCGGAACCTGTTGAAATCTTCAATAAAGACTACAACGTACAAATCAAGATAACGGAATACATACCTTATTGTGGAGGTGCCGCTCCTGGACCAGATCAATTAAACAATTCTGTATCCTACACGGGTAAACTTATTGTAACAAACCTATCTGACGATACGCAAACAGAGCTTTTGCCAAATGCTGGTGTATATCAAATCCAATTGAGACCGGGAGCATATACTATCAAAGAAGCTTATAAAAACCTACCTTTTACAGAGTTTATGGCTCAAAATCAGCGGAGTGGGATGTATTATATGGATGGTACGGAGGAGTGTTACAAGAAATGGTGGCAGTCCAATTTATTTGAATTTGAGGTAACTGACATTGATACGCTTATCAACTTAGAAACAAGTATTGGATCTAGTTGCTTCACAGGAACCAACCCTTGTCTTCAGTACACTGGTCCTTATCCTCCTTGATTATAAAACGTCTAGCAGTTCAATATCAAAAATCAGTACACTACCTCCGGGAATATCACCATAATCATCTAATCCATAACCAAGGTGTGATGGTATAAACAATCTTCCCGTACTTCCCTCTGGAAATAGCTGAAGCCCCTCTGTCCATCCTGGGATTACACTACGCAAACTAAAATTTGACCCAGAACCTGGACTTTGATCAAAAACATCACCATCAATAAAATACCCCTTATAGTAAGCTGTTACGCTTCCATCTGCAGTTGGATAAGCTCCAGTTCCGATACTATCAATAATATAGTAGAGTCCTGAGCCAGTCGCAGTAGCATCGATATTATTCTCTCTTAGATAATCTGTAATTACCACTTCATCAACTTCAGCTTGCTTACGCACCTTTCGCTTGCGACAAGACCCCAAAAAAACAACTGCAACAAGCATTATCAATACGATTCTTGAACTCATTTCTAAATCTTTTTAATCAGATCAACAAATTTAGCAACTTCCTTGAAAAATGAGTCTTCTCGGTAATAGGTTATGATCAACCTTCCTCCATTTTCAATAGACCTTAATTCCTGGCTATTGAACCAGCTAAGTTTTTTAGGTATCTCATTCAAGTAATTATCGTTATTCGTCATTCCAAAATGTTCCCAAATGTACTCTTTGTGTGTAATCAAGTTAACTATTGTAAAATCTGGAAAGACCAATCTATCTGTTCCTTGAAATGCCTTTTCATACTCAACGTGAAGACCTTCTTGTTCCAATAGGT
This genomic interval carries:
- a CDS encoding potassium channel family protein; this translates as MRVVKKIVSYSVKVADEEIEVNGKVYPQTARVSFRDETKNLVKRQKLAVVDLDKLYQSIFDGEEVDISDCLVHNFSLHDYRKKYNLEKDSWVEIKNFKATGALFEADKEVDFSFAHFIGEASNFSDAHFGAGNLSFSKAWFHTDTVLFKNTSYSEGFNSFQYTDFGSGTLNFENASFINGDISFVNAQFNDGRVNFKNVDFGDGGVLFRFAEFGKGDVNFDRAVFNGPFVDFSKVNFGTGKVDFRRCQFGKTEVSFEEIELADGRLLFRRAKFGERPVSFRMAHFPEASIVLDEVEFGEGRVSFFESYVKTISIKSSILSSYVDMRVTKCEVIDLSNAIIQNIIDFKKGVTPVEVETLYLYGVRNLGKLFISWEGNDIPKIIGGQKKTSHNQKAEQFRLLKEEFHNLGQYEDEDKAYIEFKRSELANILHESRKAKWYQKIVNYFNVGFQKLVFDWMGLYATSPVRVLLSIFVLYGMFSMIYVVFEITDHGAISCIASDLSIFEKIIDSLYFSAVTWLTIGYGECVPTGFFKVVAPLEGWFGVFMMAYFTVAFVRKILR
- a CDS encoding FKBP-type peptidyl-prolyl cis-trans isomerase, which codes for MSSRIVLIMLVAVVFLGSCRKRKVRKQAEVDEVVITDYLRENNIDATATGSGLYYIIDSIGTGAYPTADGSVTAYYKGYFIDGDVFDQSPGSGSNFSLRSVIPGWTEGLQLFPEGSTGRLFIPSHLGYGLDDYGDIPGGSVLIFDIELLDVL